ATTACAGTTGGTAATTTTAACCCAGATAGTACTACCGATACAGTAATTTTAGGTATTAATACTTTTTCGGATTTAGCATCCTATTATTTAATTGATGATGTTTTTGTTATTCCTTTGGATAGCTTAACAGGGATAAAAGAACAAAGGTTATTAGAAGGAAAGGCATTTATATCGAACAATCAATTGAATCTTGAACTTGAAGAGAGCTATAAACCCATAAGTATAATGCTTAGCACTGCCACCGGACAAACCGTATGGCAGCATAATGAGTTTTACAGTCAGGGGCAACAGACATTTATCTTACCTCCATTGTCTTCGGGTCTGCACTTTTTAGATGTAAAATCTGGTTCAGGTGTGTTTCGAGCGAAGGTTTTATTTCCTGATTTTTAAGCTACTTGGTTTTTTCTAAAATTTTTGGAAGTTTTAAGCAGTTTGGAATTAAACCAGGGATCTAATACAGATATAGTCATTTTCCCAAATCCGACCACTGGAATGGTACATTTCAAAATAAATGCCGACATTTATGGTAAAATGGAAGTATTGGATTTATTAGGCAGACCTATAATAGCGATTAATAAGCTATGGCAAGCTATTGATTCGATTGACCTTAATTCGCTTCCAAATGGCTTTTACCATTTAAAATTTACTTCCACTAACTATGATCAGCAATGGAAAATAATAGTAAGAAAATAGTTTGGATAGTGTTTATCCTTCTATTCTATTGGGAAAATGGTAAGGCCCAATATAA
Above is a genomic segment from Bacteroidia bacterium containing:
- a CDS encoding T9SS type A sorting domain-containing protein, translating into MEVLSSLELNQGSNTDIVIFPNPTTGMVHFKINADIYGKMEVLDLLGRPIIAINKLWQAIDSIDLNSLPNGFYHLKFTSTNYDQQWKIIVRK